Proteins from a genomic interval of Clostridium sp. M62/1:
- a CDS encoding N-acetylmuramoyl-L-alanine amidase, which translates to MRKRYMIPAACMLVCAALAAGAAAASVGGGKVQPAAQVQAEAGAATVQPGSESSRTTANAYESQGMTARNDKVTVTADALRLRTSPDTEGDNIKGTVPGGTVLERLYEGNGWSVVRTDSGEFYVSSAYLAEGQKAGQPVKEETKGQGEAGTQLQSGTEVGLNSSLQYAEFSKINSGKAVLYKSTAENRKNKTIGLNAGHGTAGGGSVKTLCHPDGSAKVTGGTTAAGATTAAAVSAGMTFADGTPEASVTLRMAQILKERLLAEGYDVLMLRDGEDVQLDNIARTVLANNYADCHISLHWDSTSSDKGCFFMSVPSNERYRSMEPVASHWQQHNSLGEALVEGLRGAGNKIFSSGAMEMDLTQTSYSTVPSVDIELGDKGSSHSEDTLNRLADGLVAGIHAYFGF; encoded by the coding sequence ATGAGAAAACGATACATGATTCCGGCAGCCTGCATGCTTGTCTGCGCAGCCCTGGCAGCAGGGGCGGCAGCTGCATCCGTGGGAGGGGGAAAGGTTCAGCCTGCCGCCCAGGTTCAGGCAGAGGCAGGAGCTGCGACAGTGCAGCCAGGCTCCGAGTCCTCCCGGACCACGGCCAATGCCTATGAGAGCCAGGGCATGACAGCCAGAAATGACAAGGTGACCGTCACAGCTGATGCCCTCCGGCTGCGCACCTCCCCTGACACAGAGGGAGACAATATAAAGGGCACAGTTCCCGGAGGCACAGTCCTGGAACGGCTTTACGAGGGAAATGGATGGAGTGTGGTGAGGACGGACAGCGGAGAATTCTATGTGTCCTCCGCATACCTGGCAGAGGGGCAAAAAGCCGGACAGCCGGTGAAGGAGGAGACCAAAGGCCAGGGTGAAGCAGGGACTCAGCTGCAGTCCGGGACGGAAGTGGGGCTTAACAGCAGCCTCCAGTATGCTGAATTTTCCAAGATAAACAGCGGGAAAGCCGTTCTGTATAAGAGCACAGCAGAAAACAGAAAAAATAAGACCATCGGCCTGAATGCAGGCCACGGCACAGCCGGAGGAGGCAGCGTAAAGACACTGTGCCACCCGGACGGAAGCGCCAAGGTAACAGGTGGTACCACTGCGGCAGGCGCCACCACTGCCGCTGCAGTGTCAGCCGGAATGACATTTGCAGACGGCACACCGGAGGCCTCAGTGACCCTCCGGATGGCGCAGATTCTGAAGGAGCGCCTGCTGGCAGAGGGATATGATGTGCTGATGCTCCGGGACGGGGAGGATGTACAGCTGGACAATATTGCCCGGACGGTACTTGCGAATAACTATGCGGACTGCCATATTTCCCTTCACTGGGATTCAACTTCCAGCGATAAGGGCTGCTTTTTTATGAGTGTTCCCTCCAATGAGAGATACCGCTCCATGGAGCCGGTGGCTTCTCACTGGCAGCAGCACAACAGTCTGGGCGAGGCTCTGGTAGAAGGGCTGCGCGGCGCCGGAAATAAAATCTTTTCCAGCGGAGCCATGGAGATGGATCTGACGCAGACTTCCTATTCGACTGTTCCCAGTGTGGACATCGAGCTGGGAGATAAGGGATCCAGCCACTCTGAGGATACGCTGAACCGACTGGCTGACGGGCTGGTAGCCGGGATTCATGCCTACTTTGGCTTTTAA
- a CDS encoding phosphotransferase, with amino-acid sequence MNDRNTEVLEQYEMEVSSARRGRGAWICETDRGLKLLREYKGTKKRLEFEEEVLNVLKDEGLTQVDQYVRNREGELQSVGQDGLRYIVKDWFSERECDVRDEAEILRAVAQIARLHRILRGVEVREEWNLGSILAEPMEEEMMRHNRELRRARSFISARRGKSDFELCVIGNFSLFFDQALEAQRGLERMAREGREPEHYLCHGELNQHHILMGDQDTPIIEFNRMHLGVQAADLYHFIRKAMEKHSWNLELGMKMLEAYDRILPMGETEREYLYYLFLYPEKYWKQINFYFNANKAWIPARNVEKLKNLEQQQEDRNRFLSRIRG; translated from the coding sequence GTGAACGACAGGAATACAGAGGTTCTGGAACAGTATGAGATGGAGGTAAGCTCCGCAAGGAGAGGCCGCGGCGCCTGGATATGCGAAACCGACAGGGGCCTTAAGCTCCTTCGGGAGTATAAAGGGACGAAAAAGAGGCTTGAGTTTGAAGAAGAGGTTCTGAATGTCCTGAAGGACGAAGGGCTCACCCAGGTGGATCAGTATGTGAGAAACCGGGAGGGAGAGCTACAGTCAGTGGGGCAGGACGGATTGAGATATATTGTCAAGGACTGGTTTTCGGAGAGAGAATGCGATGTCAGGGATGAGGCGGAAATCCTGAGGGCTGTTGCCCAGATTGCCAGACTTCACCGGATTTTAAGAGGAGTGGAGGTGAGGGAGGAGTGGAACCTGGGCTCGATTCTCGCTGAACCCATGGAGGAGGAGATGATGCGCCACAACCGGGAACTTCGCAGAGCCAGGAGTTTTATCAGCGCCAGAAGGGGAAAGTCGGACTTTGAGCTGTGTGTGATTGGAAACTTCAGCCTGTTCTTTGACCAGGCGCTGGAGGCTCAGAGAGGGCTCGAGAGGATGGCCCGGGAGGGGCGGGAGCCGGAGCATTATCTCTGCCATGGAGAGTTAAACCAGCACCACATTCTGATGGGAGATCAGGATACGCCGATTATCGAGTTCAACCGCATGCACCTGGGGGTTCAGGCGGCAGATCTGTACCATTTTATCAGAAAGGCCATGGAAAAGCACAGCTGGAACCTGGAGCTTGGAATGAAGATGCTGGAGGCCTACGACCGGATCCTTCCCATGGGGGAGACAGAGAGGGAGTATCTCTACTATCTCTTCCTCTATCCTGAAAAGTACTGGAAGCAGATCAACTTCTATTTTAATGCAAACAAGGCCTGGATTCCTGCCAGAAATGTGGAAAAACTGAAAAATCTGGAACAGCAGCAGGAGGACAGGAACCGTTTCCTGAGCCGAATCCGGGGATGA
- the rpoC gene encoding DNA-directed RNA polymerase subunit beta' — protein sequence MPETNETYEPLTFDAIKIGLASPEKILEWSHGEVKKPETINYRTLKPEKDGLFCERIFGPSKDWECHCGKYKKIRYKGVICDRCGVEVTKASVRRERVGHIALAAPVSHIWYFKGIPSRMGLILDISPRTLEKVLYFASYIVLDPGKTSLQFKQVLSEKEYRDAVENFGYGSFRVGMGAEAIQELLKGIDLEKDSEDLRKQLKDATGQKRARIIKRLEVVEAFRNSGNKPEWMIMTVIPVIPPDIRPMVQLDGGRFATSDLNDLYRRIINRNNRLARLLELGAPDIIVRNEKRMLQEAVDALIDNGRRGRPVTGPGNRALKSLSDMLKGKQGRFRQNLLGKRVDYSGRSVIVVGPELKIYQCGLPKEMAIELFKPFVMKELVAKQYAPNIKNAKKMVERLQPAVWDVLEDVIKEHPVMLNRAPTLHRLGIQAFEPILVEGKAIKLHPLVCTAFNADFDGDQMAVHLPLSVEAQAECRFLLLSPNNLLKPSDGGPVAVPSQDMVLGIYYLTQERPGVKGEGMAFKNVNEAILAYENKEVTLHSKVKVRMQKEMPDGTVKTGMVESTVGRFIFNEIIPQDLGFVDRSIEGNELKLEVDFHVGKKQLKQILEKVINTHGATQTAITLDDIKAIGYKYSTKAAMTVSVSDMTVPASKPKLIADAQATVDRIAKNFRRGLITEEERYKEVIETWKATDDQLTHDLLTGLDAYNNIFMMADSGARGSDKQIKQLAGMRGLMADTTGHTIELPIKSNFREGLDVLEYFISAHGARKGLSDTALRTADSGYLTRRLVDVSQDLIVREDDCCAGKGEIPYMEIKGFTDGQETIESLQERITGRFIAEDIVDPDTGEIVIKANHMCTPKRAAVVMKALEKQGRNSVKIRTVLTCKSHIGVCAKCYGANMATGQPVQVGEAVGIIAAQSIGEPGTQLTMRTFHTGGVAGGDITQGLPRVEELFEARKPKGLAIIAEFGGVATIKDTKKKREIIITDNETGNSKTYLIPYGSRIKIQDGAVLEAGDELTEGSVNPHDILKIKGVRAVQDYMIQEVQRVYRLQGVEINDKHIEMIVRQMLKKIKVEESGDSDVLPGTSMNILEFNDMNEALIAEGKEPAVGRQVMLGITKASLATDSFLSAASFQETTKVLTEAAINGKVDNLIGLKENVLIGKLIPAGTGMKRYRSIKLSTDGEELETSMGSEEAVLSQEYPESGELDEAEQIVLNEDELSEE from the coding sequence ATGCCAGAGACAAATGAAACTTATGAGCCATTGACGTTTGATGCAATCAAAATCGGTTTGGCTTCCCCTGAGAAGATCCTGGAGTGGTCCCACGGCGAGGTAAAGAAGCCGGAGACAATCAACTACAGAACCTTAAAGCCTGAGAAGGACGGACTGTTCTGTGAGAGAATCTTCGGACCGAGCAAGGACTGGGAGTGCCACTGCGGCAAATATAAGAAGATCAGATACAAGGGCGTTATCTGTGACAGGTGCGGCGTTGAGGTCACAAAGGCCAGCGTCCGCAGGGAGCGTGTGGGCCATATTGCGCTCGCCGCCCCGGTCTCCCATATCTGGTACTTTAAGGGAATCCCGAGCCGTATGGGACTGATCCTGGACATTTCTCCTAGAACCCTGGAGAAGGTGCTCTACTTCGCATCCTACATCGTACTGGATCCGGGAAAAACCAGCCTGCAGTTCAAGCAGGTTCTCTCCGAGAAGGAGTACCGCGATGCGGTGGAGAACTTCGGCTACGGCAGCTTCCGCGTGGGAATGGGAGCCGAGGCGATCCAGGAGCTGTTAAAGGGCATTGACCTTGAGAAGGATTCCGAGGATCTGAGAAAACAGCTTAAGGATGCCACCGGCCAGAAGAGAGCCAGAATCATCAAGAGGCTTGAGGTAGTGGAGGCCTTCAGAAACTCCGGAAACAAGCCGGAGTGGATGATTATGACCGTTATTCCGGTTATTCCGCCGGATATCCGTCCTATGGTACAGCTGGACGGAGGCCGTTTCGCCACATCCGACTTAAATGATTTATACAGAAGAATTATCAACAGAAACAACCGTCTTGCAAGACTTCTGGAGCTTGGAGCCCCGGACATTATCGTGAGAAACGAGAAGAGGATGCTGCAGGAGGCCGTGGATGCCCTTATCGACAACGGACGCCGCGGACGCCCTGTAACCGGTCCTGGAAACAGAGCCTTAAAGTCCCTCTCCGATATGTTAAAGGGTAAGCAGGGACGTTTCCGCCAGAACCTGCTCGGAAAGCGAGTTGACTACTCCGGACGTTCCGTTATCGTCGTTGGACCGGAGCTGAAGATCTACCAGTGCGGTCTTCCGAAGGAGATGGCCATTGAGCTCTTTAAGCCGTTCGTTATGAAGGAGCTGGTTGCAAAGCAGTACGCTCCGAACATCAAGAACGCCAAAAAGATGGTAGAGCGCCTTCAGCCGGCAGTGTGGGATGTGCTGGAGGACGTAATTAAAGAGCATCCGGTTATGTTAAACCGTGCTCCTACACTGCACAGACTGGGAATCCAGGCATTCGAGCCGATTCTGGTAGAGGGCAAGGCTATTAAGCTGCACCCGCTGGTATGTACCGCCTTCAACGCGGACTTCGACGGCGACCAGATGGCTGTTCACCTTCCTCTGTCCGTAGAGGCGCAGGCAGAGTGCCGTTTCCTCCTTCTGTCCCCGAACAACCTGTTAAAGCCTTCCGACGGAGGCCCTGTGGCCGTTCCTTCCCAGGATATGGTTCTCGGTATCTACTACCTGACACAGGAAAGACCGGGCGTAAAGGGAGAGGGCATGGCCTTCAAGAACGTGAACGAGGCCATTCTTGCCTATGAGAACAAGGAAGTAACGCTGCACTCCAAGGTAAAAGTAAGAATGCAGAAGGAGATGCCGGACGGAACCGTTAAGACTGGAATGGTAGAGTCCACGGTGGGACGCTTTATCTTTAACGAGATCATCCCTCAGGATCTGGGCTTTGTGGACAGAAGCATCGAGGGCAATGAGCTGAAGCTGGAGGTTGACTTCCACGTAGGAAAGAAACAGCTGAAGCAGATCCTGGAGAAGGTTATCAATACCCACGGAGCTACCCAGACAGCTATCACTCTGGACGACATCAAGGCCATCGGCTACAAGTACTCCACAAAGGCCGCCATGACCGTATCCGTATCCGATATGACTGTGCCGGCAAGCAAGCCGAAGCTCATCGCCGATGCCCAGGCAACGGTTGACAGAATTGCAAAGAACTTCCGCCGCGGTCTTATCACCGAGGAGGAGAGATATAAAGAGGTTATCGAGACCTGGAAGGCGACAGACGACCAGCTTACTCATGACCTGCTGACAGGACTGGACGCATACAACAACATCTTCATGATGGCTGACTCCGGTGCCCGTGGTTCCGATAAGCAGATTAAGCAGCTGGCCGGTATGCGAGGCCTGATGGCAGATACGACGGGACACACCATCGAGCTTCCTATCAAGTCCAACTTCCGTGAAGGTCTTGACGTACTGGAGTACTTCATCTCCGCCCACGGAGCCCGTAAGGGACTTTCCGATACGGCTCTTCGTACAGCCGACTCCGGTTACCTGACCAGACGTCTTGTAGACGTTTCCCAGGATCTGATTGTCCGCGAGGACGACTGCTGCGCCGGAAAAGGCGAGATCCCTTATATGGAGATCAAGGGCTTTACAGACGGACAGGAGACCATCGAGAGCCTCCAGGAGCGTATCACAGGCCGTTTCATCGCCGAGGATATCGTGGATCCGGATACAGGTGAGATCGTGATCAAGGCAAACCACATGTGTACGCCGAAGCGTGCAGCCGTTGTCATGAAGGCCCTTGAGAAGCAGGGCAGAAACTCTGTGAAGATCCGTACCGTGTTAACCTGTAAGTCCCACATCGGTGTCTGCGCTAAGTGCTACGGTGCCAACATGGCTACAGGACAGCCGGTGCAGGTAGGCGAGGCTGTCGGAATTATCGCTGCACAGTCCATCGGTGAGCCTGGTACACAGCTTACCATGCGTACCTTCCATACAGGCGGCGTGGCCGGCGGCGATATCACACAGGGTCTTCCCCGTGTCGAGGAGCTTTTCGAGGCACGTAAGCCGAAGGGACTTGCGATTATCGCTGAGTTCGGCGGCGTGGCTACTATCAAGGACACGAAGAAGAAGCGCGAGATCATTATCACAGACAACGAGACAGGAAACTCCAAGACTTACCTGATTCCTTACGGCTCCCGAATCAAGATTCAGGACGGCGCAGTGCTTGAGGCAGGCGACGAGCTGACAGAGGGTAGTGTAAATCCCCACGACATCTTAAAGATTAAGGGTGTGCGCGCCGTACAGGATTACATGATCCAGGAGGTACAGAGAGTTTACCGCTTACAGGGCGTGGAGATCAACGATAAGCATATCGAGATGATCGTGCGCCAGATGTTAAAGAAGATCAAGGTTGAGGAGAGCGGCGATTCCGACGTTCTTCCGGGAACCTCCATGAACATTCTAGAGTTCAACGATATGAACGAGGCCCTGATCGCAGAGGGCAAGGAGCCGGCAGTGGGCCGCCAGGTTATGCTGGGTATCACAAAGGCTTCCCTTGCAACAGATTCCTTCTTATCCGCAGCTTCCTTCCAGGAGACCACCAAGGTTCTGACAGAGGCAGCTATCAACGGCAAGGTGGATAACCTGATCGGTCTGAAGGAGAACGTTCTGATCGGTAAGCTGATCCCGGCCGGAACAGGTATGAAGAGATACCGTTCCATCAAGCTGAGCACCGACGGCGAGGAGCTTGAGACGTCCATGGGCAGCGAGGAAGCCGTCCTGTCCCAGGAGTATCCTGAGAGCGGAGAGTTGGACGAGGCAGAGCAGATCGTATTAAATGAAGATGAACTGAGCGAGGAGTAA
- a CDS encoding putative ABC transporter permease — MYDYSFLQWLAFFYIYSFFGWIFESCYVSILKHRFVNRGFLRLPLLPLYGSGAVMMLWVSLPFREHPALVCLSGVIAATALEYVTGFVMERLFCVKYWDYSNKKFQLDGYICLSSSIAWGFLTILLTEYIHQPIARLVLGVSYPVLLVCVSAVSVLFLLDTYESVREALALGNALKAMTRLHSEIEELQKRLEALQEEAAGFRQEFLDETELRLSAARENARERLDTARSDFAVRLDEARTGIQERLDEARSSMRERLDEARADARERLSGAKFDTRERLSSVAEQLSDARLRREQLTGGGKLRRFYRRGLFSGNPGAVSHRFPEAFLELQRLSLKQTDGKSKKEPDKDVKEKQEQKDSENSPS; from the coding sequence ATGTACGACTATTCCTTCCTTCAATGGCTCGCCTTCTTTTACATTTACAGCTTTTTCGGGTGGATTTTTGAATCCTGCTATGTATCCATTTTAAAACACCGCTTTGTCAACCGGGGCTTCCTCAGGCTGCCTCTGCTGCCTCTCTATGGCTCAGGGGCTGTCATGATGCTGTGGGTCTCCCTCCCGTTCAGGGAGCATCCGGCTCTCGTCTGTCTCTCAGGTGTGATTGCAGCCACTGCTCTGGAATACGTGACCGGTTTTGTGATGGAGCGTCTGTTCTGCGTCAAATACTGGGACTACAGCAATAAAAAATTCCAGCTGGACGGCTACATCTGCCTGAGCTCCTCCATCGCCTGGGGCTTCCTGACGATCCTTCTCACAGAGTATATCCACCAGCCCATCGCCCGTCTGGTTTTAGGCGTCAGCTATCCCGTCCTGCTTGTCTGTGTCTCTGCTGTCAGCGTACTGTTCCTTTTAGATACTTACGAGTCTGTGAGGGAGGCTCTCGCTCTCGGAAACGCTCTCAAAGCTATGACCAGGCTTCACTCAGAAATCGAGGAGCTTCAGAAGAGGCTGGAGGCGCTCCAGGAAGAAGCGGCCGGCTTCAGGCAGGAGTTTTTAGATGAGACAGAGCTGAGGCTGTCAGCGGCAAGAGAAAACGCAAGAGAGCGGCTGGACACAGCCAGAAGCGATTTTGCCGTTCGGTTAGACGAGGCCAGGACCGGCATACAGGAGCGGCTGGATGAGGCCAGAAGCAGCATGAGGGAAAGGCTGGACGAGGCCAGAGCAGATGCCAGAGAACGGCTTTCCGGCGCTAAATTTGATACGAGGGAGCGGCTCTCATCTGTTGCAGAGCAGCTGAGTGATGCCCGGCTTCGCCGGGAACAGCTGACCGGAGGCGGAAAGCTTCGCCGTTTCTATCGCCGGGGACTCTTTTCAGGCAATCCCGGTGCCGTTTCCCACCGATTCCCTGAGGCATTTCTGGAACTGCAGCGTCTGTCTTTAAAGCAGACAGACGGGAAGTCCAAAAAAGAACCTGATAAAGACGTGAAAGAAAAACAGGAGCAAAAAGATAGCGAAAATTCTCCGTCATAA
- a CDS encoding phospho-sugar mutase: protein MKDYMKIYEEWLANPYFDEDTKKELRAIQGDENEIKERFYMDLEFGTAGLRGVIGAGINRMNIYTVRRATQGLADYILEQGGADRGVAIAYDSRRMSPEFSDEAARTLAANGIKAYRFESLRPTPELSFAVRELGCIAGINITASHNPPEYNGYKVYWEDGAQFTPPHDRGVTEKVMAITDLSSVKTMSREEAVASGRYVTIGAEIDDRYIAQVKAQVVNQEAIDKMQDQIAIVYTPLHGTGNIPARRVMKELGFEHVYVVPEQELPDGNFPTVSYPNPEAAEAFELGLKLAKEKNADLVLATDPDADRLGVYVKDTKSGEYIPLTGNMSGSLLCDYVLSQKKERGQIPADGQVVKSIVTTNLVDAVAEYYGAELIEVLTGFKWIGKQILKNEQEGRGTYLFGMEESYGCLIGTYARDKDAISATAALCEAAAYYKEKGMTLWDAMVAMYERYGYYKDSVQSIGLKGIEGLAKIQEIMEYFRNHEPAEFAGCKVLSARDYKADTIRDTATGEVKPTGLPSSNVLYYDLEDSAWLCVRPSGTEPKIKFYYGVKGTSLADADEKAEKLGKAVMDIVNGLL, encoded by the coding sequence ATGAAAGATTACATGAAGATCTACGAGGAGTGGCTTGCAAACCCTTACTTTGACGAGGATACAAAGAAGGAGCTCAGGGCTATCCAGGGGGATGAAAACGAGATAAAGGAGCGCTTCTACATGGATCTGGAGTTTGGAACTGCAGGTCTTCGCGGTGTGATCGGGGCCGGAATCAACCGCATGAATATCTACACAGTAAGGCGCGCCACACAGGGACTGGCAGACTATATTTTAGAGCAGGGAGGCGCTGACAGAGGCGTTGCCATTGCCTATGATTCCCGCCGCATGTCACCGGAATTTTCGGATGAGGCGGCACGCACTCTGGCGGCCAACGGAATAAAGGCCTACCGCTTCGAATCGCTCCGGCCGACTCCTGAGCTTTCCTTTGCTGTGAGAGAGCTTGGCTGCATCGCCGGAATCAATATCACGGCCAGCCACAACCCGCCGGAGTACAACGGCTACAAGGTATACTGGGAGGACGGCGCCCAGTTCACTCCTCCTCACGACAGAGGGGTGACGGAGAAGGTTATGGCTATCACAGATCTCTCCTCCGTAAAGACCATGAGCCGGGAGGAGGCTGTGGCATCTGGAAGGTATGTGACAATCGGAGCTGAGATAGATGACAGATACATCGCCCAGGTGAAGGCTCAGGTGGTGAATCAGGAAGCCATTGACAAGATGCAGGATCAGATTGCCATTGTCTACACGCCGCTTCACGGCACAGGAAATATTCCGGCCCGCAGAGTGATGAAGGAGCTGGGCTTTGAGCATGTGTACGTGGTGCCGGAGCAGGAGCTTCCCGACGGAAATTTCCCGACTGTAAGCTATCCGAATCCGGAGGCTGCGGAGGCCTTCGAGCTGGGACTGAAGCTGGCGAAGGAAAAGAACGCAGATCTGGTTCTGGCCACAGACCCGGACGCAGACCGCCTGGGTGTCTATGTGAAGGATACAAAATCCGGAGAATACATTCCGCTGACAGGAAATATGTCAGGCTCCCTCCTGTGTGACTACGTTCTCAGCCAGAAAAAGGAGAGAGGACAGATCCCGGCAGACGGACAGGTGGTAAAATCCATTGTCACCACAAATCTGGTGGACGCGGTGGCAGAGTACTATGGGGCAGAGCTGATTGAGGTTCTGACAGGCTTTAAGTGGATCGGAAAGCAGATCCTCAAGAACGAGCAGGAGGGCAGGGGAACCTATCTGTTCGGAATGGAGGAGAGCTATGGATGCCTGATCGGAACTTATGCCCGCGATAAGGACGCCATCTCTGCTACGGCAGCTCTCTGCGAGGCGGCTGCCTACTACAAGGAAAAGGGCATGACTCTCTGGGATGCCATGGTTGCAATGTATGAGAGATACGGATATTACAAGGATTCCGTTCAGTCCATCGGCCTTAAGGGAATCGAGGGGCTTGCCAAGATCCAGGAGATCATGGAGTATTTCAGGAACCATGAGCCGGCAGAGTTTGCAGGCTGTAAGGTTCTGTCCGCAAGGGACTACAAGGCAGATACCATCCGGGATACAGCCACAGGAGAGGTGAAGCCCACCGGACTTCCATCCTCCAACGTGCTCTACTATGATCTGGAGGACAGCGCCTGGCTCTGTGTGAGACCGTCGGGAACAGAGCCGAAGATCAAGTTCTACTACGGCGTGAAGGGAACCTCCCTGGCTGATGCAGACGAGAAGGCTGAGAAGCTTGGAAAGGCCGTCATGGATATTGTGAACGGACTTCTGTAG
- a CDS encoding diguanylate cyclase — MDFCRLTEELWRVYLCGDAGEKQKMVSEWLDEDCVIIGTGAHEFYTNKQDFYKAMSQESEEVEEVSFRFENLRCRERKTGEDACLVYGVLYIRGSSADGKVQIDMDSRYSVLYERRGDRWKIVHIHQSMPNLEQREGEYYPKTLTEQVQKAQEEAGRMALLAQRDGLTGLINYHTFEEIWKKGDRTEKWLFIVDLDDFKKINDTYGHMEGNQVLKTIAGLLNRVVRTHDLVCRMGGDEFLLLCGGISSMKGAARLAERIVDCIAAHRTEKAWPSISVGGTEILPDEKLESAIERADKALYSVKRTTKNGYRIE, encoded by the coding sequence ATGGATTTTTGCAGACTGACGGAGGAACTTTGGAGAGTTTACCTCTGCGGTGACGCCGGTGAAAAGCAGAAAATGGTGAGCGAATGGCTGGATGAGGACTGTGTGATTATCGGCACAGGAGCCCATGAGTTTTACACCAATAAACAGGATTTTTATAAAGCGATGTCACAGGAGAGTGAGGAAGTGGAAGAGGTTTCCTTCCGTTTTGAAAACCTCCGGTGCCGGGAAAGAAAGACCGGGGAGGACGCCTGCCTGGTATACGGGGTTCTCTATATCAGGGGCAGCAGTGCCGATGGGAAGGTACAGATCGATATGGACAGCCGCTATTCAGTTCTCTATGAGAGGAGAGGAGACAGATGGAAAATCGTGCATATCCATCAGTCCATGCCGAACCTGGAGCAGAGAGAGGGAGAGTACTATCCCAAAACCCTGACTGAGCAGGTGCAGAAGGCTCAGGAGGAGGCGGGCAGAATGGCGCTTCTGGCTCAGAGGGATGGGCTCACAGGGCTGATCAACTACCACACCTTTGAGGAGATATGGAAAAAAGGAGACAGAACTGAGAAATGGCTGTTTATAGTAGATCTCGATGATTTTAAAAAGATCAATGACACCTATGGCCATATGGAAGGAAATCAGGTATTAAAAACAATCGCCGGTCTCTTAAACCGTGTTGTGCGCACTCACGATCTCGTATGCCGCATGGGTGGGGACGAGTTCCTGCTGCTGTGCGGCGGAATCAGCAGCATGAAAGGGGCGGCCAGGCTGGCTGAGAGGATAGTGGACTGTATTGCAGCGCACAGGACAGAGAAGGCCTGGCCCAGCATATCCGTGGGGGGAACGGAGATTCTCCCGGATGAAAAACTGGAATCTGCCATCGAGAGAGCAGATAAGGCCCTCTACAGTGTCAAGCGGACCACAAAAAACGGATATCGCATCGAGTGA
- a CDS encoding flavodoxin family protein, which produces MKITVLAGSPHRNGTTSVLVKAFTEGAEEAGNEVTCLNLASMNIHPCLGCDHCRQHGGVCVHRDNMNVVREAVSQADLVAFVTPLYYFGMSAQLKTAIDRFYAFNEELRSSAKKACMLAACADDKSAVEALKAHYHAVCQYLKWEDAGAVYAADCAVPEEIEKSRYPEEARNLGRSIG; this is translated from the coding sequence ATGAAGATTACAGTGTTAGCCGGAAGTCCCCACAGAAACGGGACGACTTCCGTTCTGGTAAAGGCATTTACAGAAGGAGCCGAGGAGGCGGGAAATGAGGTTACCTGCCTGAATCTGGCTTCCATGAATATTCACCCGTGTCTGGGCTGCGATCACTGCCGGCAGCATGGAGGCGTCTGCGTCCACAGGGATAACATGAACGTGGTGCGGGAGGCAGTCAGCCAGGCAGATCTGGTGGCATTTGTGACGCCTCTCTACTACTTCGGAATGTCTGCACAGCTGAAGACAGCTATTGATCGCTTTTATGCATTTAACGAGGAGCTGAGAAGCAGCGCCAAAAAGGCCTGTATGCTGGCGGCCTGCGCAGATGACAAATCGGCTGTGGAGGCACTGAAGGCCCACTACCATGCAGTCTGTCAGTATCTTAAGTGGGAGGATGCCGGGGCCGTATATGCTGCCGACTGCGCAGTTCCCGAGGAAATCGAGAAGAGCCGCTATCCGGAGGAGGCCAGAAACCTGGGCAGAAGCATTGGCTAG